A window of the Tessaracoccus sp. MC1865 genome harbors these coding sequences:
- the trxA gene encoding thioredoxin, translating into MATTDLTAVDFESTVKDNEIVLVDFWADWCGPCKRFAPIYDDASVRHDDVVFAKVDTEDARDLAAALEIQSIPTLMGFKSGQLVFRQAGMLSGKQLDSVIEQIRDLDIEAALADQQKK; encoded by the coding sequence ATGGCGACCACTGACCTGACTGCTGTTGACTTCGAGAGCACGGTCAAGGACAACGAGATCGTGCTGGTCGACTTCTGGGCGGACTGGTGCGGACCGTGTAAGCGTTTTGCGCCGATCTACGATGACGCCTCCGTGCGGCACGACGACGTCGTGTTCGCGAAGGTCGACACCGAGGACGCGCGCGACCTTGCGGCTGCGCTGGAGATCCAGTCCATCCCCACGTTGATGGGCTTCAAGTCCGGCCAGCTGGTGTTCCGCCAGGCCGGCATGCTCAGCGGCAAGCAGCTCGACTCCGTGATCGAGCAGATCCGCGACCTCGACATCGAGGCCGCGCTCGCCGATCAGCAGAAGAAGTAA
- a CDS encoding NAD(P)-binding protein, translating into MTSDRKDMTVQPDLSASQGRVAAVRSRRPIYLDMLPPCNAGCPAGENIQEWLRLIKAGEAEAAWRQLVADNPFPAVHGRVCYHPCETACNRQELDSAVSIHSVERYLGDLAIEKGWQFPKVRRASGRRVMVVGAGPSGLSAAYHLARLGHAVEIFDAGDLPGGMMRYGIPEYRLPRDVLDAEIDRLREMGIVFRQNTPIKDLLAMQEQGRFDAVFVAVGAHISKRVDIPSADATRVVDAVSFLRDVASGERPVIGRRVAVYGGGNTAMDAARVARRLGAEESVVVYRRTEEQMPAHAEELEGAQTEGVKMNWLRTIKEMHDEDLTVEVMEIDEEGRARGTGRYETLTADTVILALGQRADTDFLRAIPGMSFNDDVVDVDPHSLMTAVPGIFAGGDAVPSDRTVTIGTGHGKKAAKRIDAYLNTEEWVTPLKHPVVTLDQMNVWYFGDHGRRQHQETEGEDRIGDFAEIVSGLTDEEANFEARRCLSCGNCFECDGCFGACPEDAVIKLGKGNRYRFDYEKCTGCATCYEQCPVHAIEMIPEGGR; encoded by the coding sequence ATGACCTCCGATCGCAAGGACATGACGGTCCAACCGGATCTCAGTGCTAGCCAGGGACGGGTGGCGGCGGTGCGCTCGCGCCGTCCCATCTACCTGGACATGCTCCCGCCGTGCAACGCGGGGTGCCCGGCGGGTGAAAACATCCAGGAATGGCTGAGGCTCATCAAGGCCGGCGAAGCCGAGGCGGCCTGGCGGCAACTGGTGGCCGACAACCCGTTCCCCGCCGTCCACGGGCGCGTCTGCTACCACCCGTGCGAGACCGCCTGCAACCGTCAGGAGCTCGACTCCGCCGTCAGCATCCACTCCGTGGAGCGCTACCTGGGCGACCTCGCGATCGAGAAGGGCTGGCAGTTCCCCAAGGTCCGCCGCGCCTCCGGCCGCCGCGTGATGGTGGTGGGCGCAGGCCCCTCCGGCCTCTCCGCCGCGTACCACCTCGCCCGCCTCGGCCATGCCGTGGAGATCTTCGACGCCGGTGACCTCCCCGGCGGCATGATGCGCTACGGCATCCCCGAGTACCGCCTCCCGCGCGACGTGCTGGACGCCGAGATCGACCGCCTCCGCGAGATGGGCATCGTCTTCCGGCAGAACACCCCCATCAAGGACCTCCTGGCCATGCAGGAGCAGGGTCGGTTCGACGCGGTGTTCGTCGCCGTCGGCGCCCACATCTCCAAGCGCGTCGACATCCCCTCGGCAGACGCCACACGGGTGGTCGACGCGGTGAGCTTCCTGCGCGACGTCGCCTCGGGCGAGCGGCCGGTCATCGGCCGCCGGGTCGCCGTCTACGGCGGCGGCAACACGGCCATGGACGCAGCCCGGGTCGCCCGGCGGCTCGGCGCGGAGGAGTCGGTCGTCGTCTACCGGCGCACCGAGGAACAGATGCCCGCCCACGCCGAGGAACTCGAGGGCGCCCAGACAGAGGGCGTCAAGATGAACTGGCTGCGCACCATCAAGGAGATGCACGACGAGGACCTCACCGTCGAGGTCATGGAGATCGACGAGGAGGGCAGGGCCCGCGGCACCGGCAGGTACGAGACGCTCACCGCCGACACCGTCATCCTCGCGCTCGGCCAGCGCGCCGACACCGACTTCCTCCGCGCCATCCCCGGCATGAGCTTCAACGACGACGTGGTCGACGTCGATCCGCATTCGCTGATGACCGCGGTGCCCGGCATCTTCGCCGGCGGCGACGCCGTGCCGTCGGACCGGACCGTCACCATCGGCACCGGCCACGGCAAGAAGGCGGCCAAGCGAATCGACGCCTACCTCAACACCGAGGAATGGGTCACGCCGCTGAAGCACCCCGTCGTCACCCTCGACCAGATGAACGTGTGGTACTTCGGCGACCACGGCCGTCGGCAGCACCAGGAGACGGAGGGGGAGGACCGCATCGGCGACTTCGCCGAGATCGTCTCCGGCCTCACCGACGAGGAGGCGAATTTCGAGGCGCGCCGGTGCCTCAGTTGCGGTAACTGCTTCGAGTGCGACGGCTGCTTCGGCGCCTGCCCGGAGGACGCCGTCATCAAGCTGGGCAAGGGCAACCGGTACCGCTTTGACTACGAAAAATGTACGGGCTGTGCCACCTGCTACGAGCAGTGTCCGGTGCACGCCATCGAGATGATTCCGGAGGGAGGACGATGA
- the nifJ gene encoding pyruvate:ferredoxin (flavodoxin) oxidoreductase, with translation MSSLQAIIDGNEAAADVAYRVSELCSIYPITPSSTMAELADEWMAHHRPNIYGQVPTVIEMQSEGGAAGAMHGALQGGALSTTFTASQGLLLMIPNMYRIAGELTSTVFHVAARSLATQGLSIFGDHQDVMAVRQTGVCLLSSASVQEAHDMAAIAHHATLRTRLPFVHFFDGFRTSHELNTMTRLTDDQLRAFIPRDLVLEHRGRALSPANPFIRGTAQNPDTYFQSRETSNAFYEWVPGVLTDAMYQFEALTGRSYGLVEYHGAEDAERVVIIMGSGIEAVTPVVDRLNADGGRVGVIQMRLYRPFPTEALLAALPESVRRLAVLDRTKEPGASGEPLFLDVSSVLGEAVANGRRASLPQMIGGRYGLSSKEFTPAMVQAIFDELGSEHPRPRFTVGINDDVTHLSLDYDPTLDLEDPETLRAVFYGLGSDGTVGANKNTIKILGSSEDLFAQGYFVYDSKKSGSRTVSHLRFGPNPIKAPYLVSQAGFIGCHHWSILERVDVLEFARPGSTLLLNSPYGPRETWHHLPQPMQEKIIQLGLKVYVIDAGKVARAAGLGSRTNTILQTCFFAISGVLDRELAIRKIKDAISKTYARKSAEVVRKNHEAVDSALADLFQLDIPVDATSGRGFIPPVPSDAPEFVRTVTATMLQGRGDDLPVSAMPVDGTYPSGTTKFEKRNISEIVAEWDEEACIQCGNCAFVCPHAVLRAKSYPTEMLDGAPDGFLSAPLNAAGLPSTSYTLQVYVEDCTGCGLCVEACPVKPIGQLNRRAINLVPKLDRSKDIEAVEFFEELPVNKRVNVDFGTVRGTQLLEPLFEFSGACSGCGETPYLKLLSQLFGDRATIANATGCSSIYGGNLPTTPWAKNAEGRGPAWSNSLFEDNAEFGLGMRLAADLHEDLARRRLLELKGQIGDDDLVDAILGARQRQGSEIAAQMERVKLLLPRLTDLTGTAAEDLRSVADHLVRRSVWIVGGDGWAYDIGSGGLDHVLASGRNVNILVLDTEVYSNTGGQASKSTPMGAVAKFASGGKTTNKKDLALQASAYGSVYVARVAMGADPQQTLKAFREAEAYDGPSLIIAYSHCIAQGFDMRKGLDQQYKAVNSGHWPLMRYNPVIRDAGGNPFLLDSPRPRLSLAEYQSVELRYRVLRAADPEEADRLLSLAQEQIDRRWGEYEQLAARGADSFAADPRRDS, from the coding sequence ATGAGCAGCCTGCAGGCCATCATCGACGGCAACGAGGCAGCGGCTGACGTCGCCTACCGGGTGAGCGAACTGTGCTCGATCTACCCCATCACGCCCAGCTCCACCATGGCGGAACTCGCCGACGAGTGGATGGCGCACCACCGCCCCAACATCTACGGGCAGGTGCCCACCGTCATCGAGATGCAGTCCGAGGGCGGCGCCGCCGGGGCGATGCACGGCGCGTTGCAGGGTGGTGCGTTGTCGACGACGTTCACCGCGTCGCAGGGCCTCCTGCTGATGATCCCCAACATGTACCGCATCGCGGGTGAGCTGACCTCGACGGTGTTCCACGTCGCCGCGCGCTCCCTCGCGACGCAGGGCCTGTCCATCTTCGGCGACCACCAGGACGTCATGGCCGTGCGGCAGACGGGCGTGTGTCTGCTCAGCTCCGCGTCGGTGCAGGAGGCCCACGACATGGCCGCCATCGCGCACCACGCCACGCTGCGCACGCGCCTGCCGTTCGTGCACTTCTTCGACGGGTTCCGCACCTCGCACGAGCTCAACACCATGACGCGCCTCACCGACGACCAGCTGCGCGCCTTCATCCCGCGCGACCTGGTGCTCGAGCACCGCGGCCGCGCCCTCAGCCCCGCCAACCCGTTCATCCGCGGCACCGCGCAGAACCCGGACACCTACTTCCAGTCACGCGAGACGTCCAACGCGTTCTACGAGTGGGTGCCCGGCGTCCTGACCGACGCCATGTACCAGTTCGAGGCGCTCACCGGCCGCAGCTACGGCCTCGTCGAGTACCACGGCGCCGAGGACGCGGAGCGGGTCGTCATCATCATGGGCTCGGGCATCGAGGCCGTCACCCCGGTGGTGGACAGGCTCAATGCCGACGGCGGGCGCGTCGGGGTCATCCAGATGCGCCTGTACCGCCCGTTCCCGACGGAGGCCCTGCTCGCCGCCCTGCCCGAGAGCGTGCGGCGCCTCGCGGTGCTGGACCGCACCAAGGAGCCCGGCGCCTCAGGCGAGCCGCTGTTCCTCGACGTCAGTTCCGTGCTGGGCGAGGCGGTCGCCAACGGTCGGCGGGCCTCGCTGCCCCAGATGATCGGTGGTCGCTACGGCCTGTCGTCGAAGGAGTTCACGCCCGCGATGGTGCAGGCGATCTTCGACGAGCTGGGCTCCGAGCACCCGCGGCCCCGGTTCACCGTCGGCATCAACGACGACGTGACGCACCTGTCGCTCGACTACGACCCGACGCTGGACCTCGAGGACCCCGAGACCCTGCGCGCCGTGTTCTACGGGCTGGGCTCCGACGGCACCGTCGGCGCCAACAAGAACACCATCAAGATCCTCGGCTCTTCCGAGGACCTGTTCGCGCAGGGCTACTTCGTCTACGACTCGAAGAAGTCCGGCTCGCGCACCGTCTCGCACCTCCGGTTCGGCCCCAATCCGATCAAGGCGCCGTACCTGGTCAGCCAGGCAGGCTTCATCGGCTGTCACCACTGGTCCATCCTGGAGCGCGTCGACGTGCTGGAGTTCGCGCGGCCCGGCTCCACGCTGCTGCTGAACTCCCCGTACGGCCCGCGCGAGACGTGGCACCACCTGCCGCAGCCCATGCAGGAGAAGATCATCCAACTGGGCCTCAAGGTCTACGTGATCGACGCCGGCAAGGTGGCGCGCGCGGCGGGCCTGGGCAGCCGCACCAACACCATCCTGCAGACCTGTTTCTTCGCCATCTCCGGCGTGCTCGACAGGGAACTGGCGATCCGCAAGATCAAGGACGCCATCTCCAAGACCTACGCCCGCAAGTCGGCCGAGGTCGTCCGGAAGAACCACGAGGCGGTCGATTCCGCGCTCGCGGACCTCTTCCAGCTCGACATCCCCGTCGACGCCACTTCCGGTCGGGGTTTCATCCCGCCGGTGCCGTCGGATGCGCCCGAGTTCGTCCGCACCGTCACCGCGACGATGCTGCAGGGCCGCGGCGACGACCTGCCCGTCTCGGCGATGCCCGTCGACGGCACGTACCCCTCCGGCACGACGAAGTTCGAGAAGCGCAACATCTCCGAGATCGTCGCCGAGTGGGACGAGGAGGCCTGCATCCAGTGCGGCAACTGCGCCTTCGTCTGTCCGCACGCCGTGCTGCGTGCCAAGTCCTACCCGACCGAGATGCTCGACGGCGCGCCCGACGGCTTCCTCAGCGCACCCCTGAACGCCGCCGGCCTCCCGTCGACGAGTTACACGCTGCAGGTCTACGTCGAGGACTGCACCGGCTGCGGCCTCTGTGTGGAGGCGTGTCCCGTCAAGCCCATCGGTCAGCTGAACCGCCGTGCCATCAACCTCGTGCCGAAGCTGGACCGCAGCAAGGACATCGAGGCCGTCGAGTTCTTCGAGGAACTCCCGGTCAACAAGCGCGTCAACGTCGACTTCGGCACCGTGCGCGGCACCCAGTTACTGGAGCCGTTGTTCGAGTTCTCCGGAGCCTGCTCGGGCTGCGGCGAGACCCCGTACCTGAAGCTGCTCAGCCAGCTGTTCGGCGACCGCGCCACCATCGCCAACGCGACGGGGTGCTCGTCCATCTACGGCGGCAACCTTCCCACCACGCCGTGGGCGAAGAACGCCGAAGGTCGCGGCCCGGCCTGGTCCAACTCGCTGTTCGAGGACAACGCCGAGTTCGGCCTGGGGATGCGGCTGGCCGCAGACCTCCACGAGGACCTGGCCCGCCGTCGCCTCCTGGAGCTGAAGGGGCAGATCGGCGACGACGACCTCGTCGACGCCATCCTGGGTGCGAGGCAGCGGCAGGGCTCCGAGATCGCGGCGCAGATGGAGCGGGTCAAGCTGCTCCTCCCGAGGCTGACCGACCTCACCGGCACCGCCGCGGAGGACCTCCGCTCGGTGGCAGACCACCTGGTGCGGCGCTCCGTGTGGATCGTCGGCGGCGACGGCTGGGCCTACGACATCGGCTCCGGTGGCCTGGACCACGTGCTGGCCTCCGGCCGCAACGTCAACATCCTCGTGCTGGACACCGAGGTGTACTCCAACACCGGCGGCCAGGCCTCGAAGTCGACGCCGATGGGCGCCGTCGCGAAGTTCGCCTCCGGCGGCAAGACCACCAACAAGAAGGACCTCGCGCTGCAGGCCTCGGCCTACGGGTCTGTGTACGTGGCGCGCGTCGCCATGGGCGCGGACCCGCAGCAGACGCTCAAGGCGTTCCGCGAGGCGGAGGCCTACGACGGCCCCAGCCTGATCATCGCCTACAGCCACTGCATCGCCCAGGGCTTCGACATGCGCAAGGGCCTGGACCAGCAGTACAAGGCGGTCAACTCCGGTCACTGGCCGCTGATGCGCTACAACCCCGTCATCCGCGACGCCGGCGGCAACCCCTTCCTGCTCGACTCCCCGCGCCCGCGGCTGTCGCTGGCCGAGTACCAGTCGGTCGAGCTGCGCTACCGCGTGCTGCGGGCCGCAGACCCGGAGGAGGCCGATCGGTTGCTCTCCCTGGCACAGGAACAGATCGACCGCCGGTGGGGTGAATACGAACAGCTCGCCGCCCGCGGCGCTGATTCCTTC
- a CDS encoding class I SAM-dependent methyltransferase, which translates to MSDLDGVLRWFGTRKPGAMEEVLSRTYGGDRTPYEWLARAVSSSAVTVLDLACGAGAMIERLQRPGRTVIGLDRSEAELREAQRRGRGPLVQAHASYLPFADNSFDAVVSSIGISVVADRPRFLAEAARVLRPGGVFAALTPSLRPANIEDLKIVSRLGGYLRTTPHLPGVTEFKAKRALGEVGLTKAEDKRAKYYYELASEEDAERFLAGLRAPVDASRTAATLDFLRQRLRIGPVQVPLPMRRIIAIK; encoded by the coding sequence GTGAGCGACCTCGACGGCGTGCTGAGGTGGTTCGGCACCCGCAAGCCCGGCGCCATGGAGGAGGTGCTGTCCCGTACCTACGGCGGCGACCGCACCCCCTACGAGTGGCTGGCGCGGGCGGTGTCGTCGTCTGCCGTGACCGTGCTCGACCTGGCCTGCGGCGCCGGGGCGATGATCGAGCGGCTGCAGCGGCCGGGCCGCACCGTCATCGGCCTCGACCGGTCAGAGGCGGAGCTGCGCGAGGCGCAGCGCCGCGGCCGCGGCCCGCTGGTGCAGGCGCACGCCTCCTACCTGCCGTTCGCCGACAACAGCTTCGACGCGGTGGTCAGCTCGATCGGCATCTCCGTCGTGGCGGACCGTCCACGGTTCCTGGCGGAGGCCGCCCGTGTGCTGAGGCCGGGTGGTGTGTTCGCCGCACTCACGCCGTCGCTGCGTCCCGCGAACATCGAGGACCTGAAGATCGTCAGCCGTCTGGGCGGCTACCTGCGCACCACCCCGCACCTCCCGGGCGTCACCGAGTTCAAGGCCAAGCGTGCCCTGGGTGAGGTGGGCCTCACGAAGGCCGAGGACAAGCGGGCGAAGTACTACTACGAACTGGCCAGCGAGGAGGACGCGGAGCGCTTCCTCGCCGGGCTTCGCGCCCCCGTGGACGCCAGCCGCACCGCCGCCACGCTCGATTTCCTCCGCCAGCGGCTCCGGATCGGCCCTGTCCAGGTGCCGCTGCCGATGCGCCGCATCATCGCGATCAAGTAA